The Chitinophagaceae bacterium nucleotide sequence CCGCAATTGCTCCAGCAACCAATAAAAAGGCAGCGCCGCTCCAATCGCCTTCTACCGTGTAATGATGAGTCGTGACCCGATAGCTATCGGGTGATGAGCCGGGAGTATCAGCAGCATAATTGAAAACAAACTCCTGGTAATTTTTATTCTCAGGAAGAAGCAAACCAAATTGCTTCATTACATTCAATGTTAAATCAATGTATGGTTTACTTTTCAGGTTGTTGACTTTTATTGTGACGATTGAATCATCAGACTCTGAAGCCCCTCCTTTGGAGGGGTTTGGGGAGGCCGCTGAATATGCCATTAACAAACCCGTTAAAAACTGTGAGCTGAGTGATCCGTCTATTTCAATATTTTTTGTAACGATTGGACCCTGGATACTCAAAGGAAGTTTACCCCCATTGCTTTTCACTTTGATATCGAGCTGTGGCAATATCTCATCAAAAAAATCCATCGGTCTTGTTGTAAGACTCCCTGTACCATTAACAGTAATTGCATGAATGCTTAACGCAACCAAGGGTGTAAACATGCGGATACTGAGTCCAGATTCTCCGCAGTTAATTTCACTGCCAATGGGCTTTACACCATTACTGGTAATGGTGAGTTCATTGCCGTTTGTTTCAATCACTGCTCCCAGCTTCTGAATAATATCCAGTGCTGCTTTATCATCATTACTGTTGCCGGGATTTTTAATTACACTTATTCCCCCTGCCAGCAATGCAGCAGCACAGGCACGTTGCATAGAGCTTTTGGAAGCATTCGTTTGAATGCTTCCGGATAATATTGATGGTTGAATGATTACTTTCATTTCTCTTCTTTGTAATACTTCTTTGTTACTTCAATTAGCCCTACAATATGATTATTGAACTCATCTAACTCTTCTGCGGGGACCCACAATTCATTATGAATTTCTCCTCCTACATTTTGTACTTCAAACTTTTTTAAATACTCCGCATTTACATGAAACATTGTCACAAAGCCAGCCCCATATGCAGGAACATTCCATTCAACATTAATTTGAATGGCATACTCTTCATCCATTACAGGATAGAAAATTGGCTGCTCAGGTAATCGGGGAGGGAACTTCCTCCACCCTGACTCTTCAATTAAATCTAATTCCTGCTTCCCAACCGGCCGAAATAGAACTATTGTATTCACTGTTATAAACTTGTAATTATCTTCTTTAAATCTGTCATCGGAATACTCTTCACAACGCCCTTTCCAATCTTTTCCAGCAACACATAATTCATTTCACTCTTCACTTTCTTTTTATCTTTTTGCAGAATGTCAAATGCTTTTGTTTTATCAAACTCAGCATAAGTTGGTAATCCATATTTGCTCAATAAGTCAGTTACCTTTTCTGTTTGTTTAAAGCCGTTGAGCTGTTCAGAAATATGACAGGCATAAGTCATCCCGATAGAAATGGCCTGACCATGTGACAACTCATACATATTCTCAATAGCATGTCCTAAGGTATGACCAAAGTTCAATAGTTTTCTGTCGCCGCTTTCAAATTCATCCTGCTGCACCACTTTGGTTTTAATCAGGGCATTGCGTTTGATCAATTCTGCAACCAGGTTCTTTTTACTCTGGTAGTTTTTTAATGAATTTGCTTCCAGCAGTTTGAACATCGCTGCATCTTTAATACAGGCATGTTTAATAATTTCAGCAAACCCATTTTCCCATTCACTTTGCGGAAGTGTTTTCAGGAAAGCCATATCATGCAGAATAAACGAAGGCTGACGGATAATGCCCACCATGTTTTTATACACTCCTACATCAATTCCATTCTTTCCTCCAATACTTGCATCAACCATTGCAAGAACAGTCGTTGGAATAAACCCAAACTTAATTCCACGCATGTATACCGATGCAACATAACCTGTGAGATCAGTAATTACACCGCCGCCAACACCAACCAAAGTTGATTTACGGTCGGCACCCATTTCAATCAGCTCTTCAATAATTGTATCAACCGTTGGCTGAATCTTAAACTCTTCTCCAGCTTTTAAAACAATGGTGTTCCAACCTTTAAAGCGTTTAGTATGTGCATTAAAAACATTTTCATCAGTAATGATGATCGTATGCGTTTTATCAACGACATCTTTTAACTGTGTAATACTTCCGTTTAAATAATAATCAACTGATGCAGTTGAAAATTTATATGTAAATTTTTTCATTTTTGGCCTCTCCCTCCTTCCCTCTCCGGTAGAGAGGGAGGCCGGGCTTTTGTATTTATATGTTGCAGTTGTAATTCAGCATTTCATCAAAGTCAATATGCTGAACAAAACTTTACAGTTAACATGGAAGAACTAAAGTCTACTAAAGTACCACTGTCCCGCTCCTTCTCTTTTGGAGAAGGAGTTGGAGGATGAGGCTCTCAGCTATCCAGTATCTTCTTCTGATGATTAATACTTTCCATATGCACCGCATCAAAATACTTGGTGATGAACTCTTTGCTCAATCCTTTTCGCTCACCTTCTTTAAATGCTCTGTCTAATATTGCATTCCAGCGGTTTGTCTGCAGAATGGTGATATTATTATCTTTTTTGTACTGCCCGATTCCTTCTGCAATTTTCATACGCTGACCGAGGATCTGCATCAACTCATCATCAAGGTGATTGATCTGCTGACGTAATTTTTCCAGTGCTGCATGATACTCTTCTGATGCCACATCTTCTTTACGCCAGATGATACTGTTGAGCATTTCTGCCAAACGTTCAGGAGTAACCTGCTGTTTTGCATCGCTCCATGCATTATCAGGATCAATATGACTTTCAATCATCAAACCATCAAAGTCAAGATCAATTGCTTTTTGTGCAGTCTCTAATAAAATATCTCTGCGTCCGCAAATATGTGAAGGATCATTGATGATGATCATATCAGGATTGCGGCGTTTCATTTCAATAGCTAAATGCCACATCGGTGCATTGCGGTATTCAGAATTACCATAAGAAGAAAATCCACGGTGAATTAAACCGATCTGTTTAACACCTGCACGTGCAACACGTTCTGCTGCACCACTCCACAATTCCAAATCAGGATTAATTGGATTCTTAATCAGCACGGGAATATCCACACCACGTAATGCATCAGCTACTTCCTGCACACTGAACGGGTTCACAGTTGTACGTGCACCAATCCATAATACATCCACGTCAAACGTCAGTGCATCTTCCACCTGTTTACCGGTTGCCACTTCAACAGTAGTTGGCAAACCTGTTAATGTTTTTGCTTTTGCAGCCACGGTAATCCTTTGGCCCCAATGCCTTCAAACATTCCGGGTTTGGTACGTGGTTTCCAGATACCGGCACGCAGCATGTCTACTTTTCCGGTTGCGGCTAACCGTTGTGCGGTTGCCACTAATTGATCTTCGGTTTCAGCGCTGCATGGTCCGCTGATGATGAGCGGTTTTTTACCCCAGGCTTCCTGCACTTTTTCTTTCATGTTTGATTCGATTGTTTGCATTGTTAATGTTTGTAAAGTTAAGTTTTTTATATAGTCATCGTTTTGTTCAATGTTCAGCTTCTGTTGCGTCGCACACTTGTACACGATAGCCTATAGCGTCGGTGTACTTGTACGTTTGGTTTTCCATTCAGCACTGCTCATTTCAAATTTGATCTCCCCTTTTCCATGTACACCTGCTTCTTTCCATCCCTGCTTCCGGTAAAATGTTTCAGCTCTTGTGCCGGGTGCTGTCCCCAACCATACTTTTTCATTTGTCTGTTCAAAATACCAATCCAGCATCAGGTCGTGCAACTGTTTGCCAATTCTCTTCGCTACATGATCGGGATGGACAAATAATGCCCAGATATTATGATCAACCAAATCAGCAATCGAAAATCCTGCAACCACATCATCAATTACACAAACCCAGCCTCTTCCTCTTTTCGTTATATATTCTTCCACATCTTTATCGGGTACCAACGCAGGGTCGCTTAATACATTTTCTTTCACTGCATTCCGTACAACCTGTATCTGCTCAATATCACTCACAGTTGCTTCCCTAAAAATCATTTCAAGATCCTCCTGATTTTATTAGCATCTTCAATCAACACCCGTAATGTTTCTGTATTACCCGTTTCAATACTTTCTTTAAATTTTGTGAGCTGCTCAATATGTTCATTTAACACATCCAGCACATTCACTTTATTCTGTAAAAAGATCGGCACCCACATGGCAGGATTACTCTTGGCCAAACGAACCGTACTTTCAAAACCGGCACTTGCCATTTCAAAAATGGCATTATCTTCTTTTTCTTTTTCCAGTACTGTATTCGCCAATGCAAAAGAAGTGATGTGTGAAATATGACTTACATAAGCTGCATGCAGATCATGTGCTTTTGCTTCCATGTGCAGTAAATGCATCCCTACTTTTCTAAACATAGCCGTTGTCCATGCAACAGCATCTTTATCACTTTCATCTTCATTACAAAGAATCACTGCTTTATTTTCATAAGCTCCACGTACCGCAGCAGACGGACCACTGTATTCTGTACCCCACATAGGATGTGTTGCCACATAACGCCCACGCTTTGGATGATTGGCAACTGCTTCCACCAATTGCGATTTGGTTGAACCCAGATCAATTACAATCTGCTGATCAATTTTATCCAGGATCGTTGGCAACAAGCCCGTCATTAAATCAACAGGAATAGCAAGGATAATCACCTCTGCCTGTTTAACCGCTTCGTTCAAAGGAAGAATTTCATCCACCAGTTCCAGTTCCAGTGCCTTAGCTTCATGCTCAGGATTGGCATCAACACCAATCAGCTTTGATGAGATTTTTTTCTCATGCAGCTGAATAGCGAGCGACCCGCCAATTAATCCCAGACCAATGATTGCAATTCGTTTACGTTCCATTTTATTTAATTTATGCCAGGAAAGAAGAAAACTCTTTCATCTCTTTTTCTCCTTTGAACTCTTAGCCCTTTATTCTTTTAATCGATTCTTCAAATTTTTCTACCGGTGCACACAGACTCACTCTTACATATCCATTCCCTGCATTTCCAAAAATGCCACCCGGTGTAATAAACACATTGCTTTTGTATAACACTTCATCACTTAATTCAAACCCTGTTTTATAAGCTGATGGAATTTTCGCCCAAACAAACATCCCTACCTGTTCTTTTGAATAAACACAGTTTAATAAATCAAGCAGTTCAAATACTTTCTCCCTGCGTTTCCTGTAAACAGCATTTACTGAATCGTACCAATCTTTTCCAAGCCCCAATGCTTTTGCTGCTGCCAGTTGAAGCGGCAGAAACATACCGCTATCCATATTACTTTTAAAACGAAGCACTTCATCAATCCGTTCTTTCGCACCACATAACATGCCTACTCTCCAGCCAGCCATGTTCTGACTTTTACTGAGTGAGTTTAATTCAAGTACACAATCCTTTGCTCCTTCCACATTTAATAAACTCATCGGGTGTTCATTCAAAATAAAACTGTAAGGATTATCATGAACAATCAAAATAGTATTCTTCTTTCCGAAAGCAACTAATTTCTGAAACAGTTCAACTGAAGGTAACTGCCCGGTTGGCATTTGCGGATAATTCACAAACATCAGCTTCACTTTCGTTAAGTCTGATTGTTCCAATGCTGCTAAATCAGGTTCCCAGTTATTTTCATCTGCTAAATCGTAGTTAATCGTTATACCACCTGCTAATTTCACCGCACTGCTGTAAGTTGGATAGCCGGGATTTGGAATCAGCACTTCATCACCTTCATTTAAATAAGTCATACAGATATGCATAATACCTTCCTTACTTCCAATCAATGGCAATATTTCTGTATCAGGATTTACTTCAACGCCATACCATGTTTTATACCAGTCACTCATGGCTTTACGTAATACCGCAGAACCTTTGTATGATTGATAAGCATGCACATTTGGTTTTGCACTTTCTTCCTGCAAAGTTTTAATCACATCAGGATGTGGTGGCAAATCAGGACTTCCAATACCAAGATTGATGATATTCTTTCCCTGCCTGTTCAGCTCATCAATTTCTCTCAGCTTCTGTGAGAAATAATATTCACCAATACCTTCCAATCGTTTTGATGTCTGTATCATATTAAACTGTCTTTCCGTTTTTATAGATGCCGTAAATTTTCAGTTCAACTGTTGAAGGTTTCATTTCTTCAATCACCTTATGAAACTGATCAATGGTTTCAAATTCCATATCAGCATGAAAGCTGTATTTGAAATCACTGCCGGGAATCGGGAAACTCTGCAGCTTACTTAAATTAATACCGCCTTCCGCAATCTTTGTCAGCACTCTTGCCAAACTTCCTTTTGAATGATCAGTTACAAAATTTACTGATGCTTTATTAGCATTCGGAATAACAGGCACTACTCCTTCTCTTTGCAAGATCAAAAACCTGGTATAATTATTCTTCATGGTTTGAATAGCCGGTGCAAGAATCTCCAGGTTGTATAATTCAGCAGCCAGTTTGCTGGCGATAGCAGCAATATGTTTGCTTTTGTGCTGGTAAATATGTTTGGCGCTTAAAGCCGTATCTTCTGTTTCAACCAGCTTCCATTTGTGTTTATCTAAAAAATCATAGCACTGCTGTAAAGCCATGGTATGCGAATGCACTTCTTTAATGTCTTCCAGTTTTACACCCGGGTTTACAATCAGGTTCTGCTTAATCTGCAGGTACACTTCACCAACAATCTTCAGGTTACTTTTCTGTAATAAATTATAATTAGGGAGAATACTGCCGGCAATAGAATTTTCAATCGCCATCACAGCTCCATCGCTTTCTTTTTTATTAGCGCCAATCTTTACCACTTCTCTGAAAGTGGCGCAGGGAATTACTTCTACCCCCTTTCCGAAGAATTGCCTGGCAGCTTCCTGGTGAAAACTGCCTTCATACCCCTGTATTGCAACAGCAAGCCCCCTCCGCCCCCTAAAGGGGGAACTGGCATCCACACTAGGCTCACTCTTAAAATTTGTTTCATTTTTTTCTGACATCATAATTTTTTTAGGCTCATGCCTTACTCCCCTTCAGGGGTTGGGGGCAAACAAAAATCCCGACCTTTTGGCCGGGATTCTTTATGTTGATTTAGTTTGTTCAGTTCTGTACAGTCAACAAAAGCATTCCCGGCTTCATTCTAAAATAAAAGAAGCTAAAATAAAACCAACGGAATCCTTTAAACTGTGTCATTGCAGGTCAAATATAAAATAGCGAAATGATAAAACAAGTGTTAGTATCAAAAAAAGTATAGAAATGAAAAAAGCCACTCTAAGAATAGAGCGGCCGTTAACGATTGCTTGCCATATGAAAATTTTTACTTCGGACCCCACTCAACACCCGGCAAGCAGGGATAATCACTCTTCACTTAAGTCCTTCGCTAAGATTATTTCTTAGTTGTGTCAACTGCAACTGTATCTTTCTTAGTTGTATCAACAACAGCAGGAGCTGCAGTATCAACAGCAGGAGCTACAGTAGTTGTGTCAGTTGCTTCAGTTTTTTCTGTTTCGTTGTTACATGCTACAAATCCGAGGATAGCGAGCGCTAATAAAACCTTTTTCATTCTTTTGATTTTTTAAAGTTTAAGATAATTATCAGGGATTAATACAGAAAGCAGAAAAAGGTAACCCCGTTTTTTTAAAAAAGTTTTTTAGCCGTTCTTTGGGTTACAATTTGCCCATTTTGGTATTAAAACACACAGAGATCGTGAAACCTGAGATTAACGAAGCAGAATTACTGGAAGGATTAGCCCGGAACGACAGAAAAGCGGTTGAAACACTGTACAAGCAGAATTACAGCATGGTTCAGACCTATATTCTGAATAACAGCGGAACAACGGATGATGCAAGAGATATTTTTCAGGAAGCGATGATCGTTCTTTTGAGAAGGCAAAGGAGGGTTCACTTGAGCTGAATTGTCAAATTAAAACCTACCTCTATTCAGTTTGCAGAAGGCTTTGGCTCAAACGGTTACAGCAATTGCAACGGTTTGGAGCACCAGTTGAAAGTCTGGAGGAGATTGTACCGGTTGAAGAGGAACTGGAAGCGCATGAACGGAGAAATGAGGCTTTTGGTGTGCTGGAAAAGGCAATGAACCATTTAGGAGAACCCTGCAAAAGTTTACTGGAGGCCTATTATATCCAGAAAAAGCAGATGCTGGATATCGCCAGTGATTTTGGATATACCAACGCCGACAATGCGAAGAACCAGAAGTACAAATGTTTAATGCGATTGAAAAAGATATTTTTTGCTCAATATAAAAAAGGGGACTGAGATGGATGATTTATTATTATTAGATGCGACTGAACGTTACCTGAAAGGGGAAATGAGTGCTGAAGAAAAAGCCCTGTTTGAACAATTAAGGCAAACAAAGCCTGAAATTGATCAACTGGTGGTTGAGCATTCTTTTTTCTTACAGGAACTGGAACGTTATGGCGGAGTGCGTGAAATGAAGCATTCTTTGCATGAGGTGCACAACCAATTGCTGCAGGATGGTGGTATAAAAGAAGAAAATCTTACAACAGGTGCTAAAGTGGTGAATATCTGGAAACGTTACAAACGTACCATTACTATTGCTGCTTCTATTGCAGGGATTACTGCCTTATCAATCAGCGGTATGACGCTTTTATTTACTCCAAAAGTAATGATAAAGCGATTACTGATCTTAGCGAAAGAAGTCAACAATCCTGGAAATCAAACAACGCCAGCAGGCTAGCCAATTGAATACAGTGATCAGCAAACTTGAACCGGGAGCAGTAATTAAAGAAAGCGGTTCTGCTTTTCTGGTTGATGGAAAAGGAGGCTACCTCG carries:
- the aroB gene encoding 3-dehydroquinate synthase; the encoded protein is MKKFTYKFSTASVDYYLNGSITQLKDVVDKTHTIIITDENVFNAHTKRFKGWNTIVLKAGEEFKIQPTVDTIIEELIEMGADRKSTLVGVGGGVITDLTGYVASVYMRGIKFGFIPTTVLAMVDASIGGKNGIDVGVYKNMVGIIRQPSFILHDMAFLKTLPQSEWENGFAEIIKHACIKDAAMFKLLEANSLKNYQSKKNLVAELIKRNALIKTKVVQQDEFESGDRKLLNFGHTLGHAIENMYELSHGQAISIGMTYACHISEQLNGFKQTEKVTDLLSKYGLPTYAEFDKTKAFDILQKDKKKVKSEMNYVLLEKIGKGVVKSIPMTDLKKIITSL
- a CDS encoding aminotransferase class I/II-fold pyridoxal phosphate-dependent enzyme, which encodes MIQTSKRLEGIGEYYFSQKLREIDELNRQGKNIINLGIGSPDLPPHPDVIKTLQEESAKPNVHAYQSYKGSAVLRKAMSDWYKTWYGVEVNPDTEILPLIGSKEGIMHICMTYLNEGDEVLIPNPGYPTYSSAVKLAGGITINYDLADENNWEPDLAALEQSDLTKVKLMFVNYPQMPTGQLPSVELFQKLVAFGKKNTILIVHDNPYSFILNEHPMSLLNVEGAKDCVLELNSLSKSQNMAGWRVGMLCGAKERIDEVLRFKSNMDSGMFLPLQLAAAKALGLGKDWYDSVNAVYRKRREKVFELLDLLNCVYSKEQVGMFVWAKIPSAYKTGFELSDEVLYKSNVFITPGGIFGNAGNGYVRVSLCAPVEKFEESIKRIKG
- a CDS encoding prephenate dehydrogenase, which codes for MERKRIAIIGLGLIGGSLAIQLHEKKISSKLIGVDANPEHEAKALELELVDEILPLNEAVKQAEVIILAIPVDLMTGLLPTILDKIDQQIVIDLGSTKSQLVEAVANHPKRGRYVATHPMWGTEYSGPSAAVRGAYENKAVILCNEDESDKDAVAWTTAMFRKVGMHLLHMEAKAHDLHAAYVSHISHITSFALANTVLEKEKEDNAIFEMASAGFESTVRLAKSNPAMWVPIFLQNKVNVLDVLNEHIEQLTKFKESIETGNTETLRVLIEDANKIRRILK
- the aroA gene encoding 3-phosphoshikimate 1-carboxyvinyltransferase; its protein translation is MKVIIQPSILSGSIQTNASKSSMQRACAAALLAGGISVIKNPGNSNDDKAALDIIQKLGAVIETNGNELTITSNGVKPIGSEINCGESGLSIRMFTPLVALSIHAITVNGTGSLTTRPMDFFDEILPQLDIKVKSNGGKLPLSIQGPIVTKNIEIDGSLSSQFLTGLLMAYSAASPNPSKGGASESDDSIVTIKVNNLKSKPYIDLTLNVMKQFGLLLPENKNYQEFVFNYAADTPGSSPDSYRVTTHHYTVEGDWSGAAFLLVAGAIAGNITVKGLDVFSTQADKVVLQALMDCGCILSVQPDQIEIGPAPLKAFHFNATECPDLFPPLVALAANCNGKSVIEGTKRLVHKESNRAVTLQEEFEKMGVQIDLQDDLMIIHGGSGIKSATVHSRHDHRIAMACAVAALKANGPVQIGKADAVNKSYPDFYEHLKLLGANVSL
- a CDS encoding prephenate dehydratase, yielding MSEKNETNFKSEPSVDASSPFRGRRGLAVAIQGYEGSFHQEAARQFFGKGVEVIPCATFREVVKIGANKKESDGAVMAIENSIAGSILPNYNLLQKSNLKIVGEVYLQIKQNLIVNPGVKLEDIKEVHSHTMALQQCYDFLDKHKWKLVETEDTALSAKHIYQHKSKHIAAIASKLAAELYNLEILAPAIQTMKNNYTRFLILQREGVVPVIPNANKASVNFVTDHSKGSLARVLTKIAEGGINLSKLQSFPIPGSDFKYSFHADMEFETIDQFHKVIEEMKPSTVELKIYGIYKNGKTV
- a CDS encoding GNAT family N-acetyltransferase — its product is MIFREATVSDIEQIQVVRNAVKENVLSDPALVPDKDVEEYITKRGRGWVCVIDDVVAGFSIADLVDHNIWALFVHPDHVAKRIGKQLHDLMLDWYFEQTNEKVWLGTAPGTRAETFYRKQGWKEAGVHGKGEIKFEMSSAEWKTKRTSTPTL